In one Dehalogenimonas formicexedens genomic region, the following are encoded:
- a CDS encoding transposase: MIDKNKTPQSDFGRRSLRLADYDYTGGGAYFITICAHDRRSIFGQIENETMKPNDNGRIVAECWAELPRRFPYVETDSFTVMPNHVHGIVWLNGRDGRATPASPLQDPSRPVGPEPKSIGAIVGAFKSRTTKRIHDAGIKMPQVWQRNYYEHVIRRDEDLNSIREYIELNPAKWADDPEHSKPNTWADDA, translated from the coding sequence ATGATCGATAAAAACAAAACCCCGCAATCGGATTTCGGGCGGCGTTCGTTGCGCCTGGCCGATTATGATTATACCGGCGGCGGGGCATATTTCATCACCATCTGCGCCCATGATCGACGGTCAATATTCGGCCAGATCGAAAACGAAACCATGAAGCCGAACGATAACGGCCGGATCGTCGCAGAATGCTGGGCGGAATTACCTCGGCGGTTCCCATACGTCGAAACCGATTCATTCACGGTGATGCCAAACCACGTTCATGGGATCGTCTGGTTGAATGGAAGAGATGGTCGGGCGACGCCTGCGTCGCCCCTACAAGACCCATCCCGACCCGTCGGTCCGGAACCAAAATCCATTGGGGCGATCGTTGGTGCGTTCAAATCCCGGACCACGAAGCGCATCCACGATGCGGGTATAAAAATGCCGCAGGTGTGGCAACGCAATTATTATGAACACGTGATTCGCCGTGATGAAGACCTGAACAGTATCCGGGAGTATATCGAATTAAATCCTGCCAAATGGGCTGACGACCCCGAACACTCGAAACCAAATACCTGGGCTGATGATGCCTGA
- a CDS encoding PAS domain-containing sensor histidine kinase produces MASGRKAGKYNNSALRKTAEGLIARGAPEKLASLTSDDIAELVQELEVHQVELELQNEELREAQVELQESRDAYASLFDFAPVGYLILDRDYRVTNINFTARKILDADRMKVIKAPLSRFVNREDWDHFYHYMKKPYQKTSPAYTFELRMFTDKRIPFDAHLIMEPLYNTEGTTSSYRIALLDVTERKKADEELRKYRDDLEQQVVNRTLELRDLANRLVDIQEKERASIGTELHDDIGQTLTYATLLIAQAIRRPEEKILRDAQKSVQEAMAKTRDLSHTLSPSILKSAGLSMALECMAGEFERNTGIKTEFTIDKIIDQVPDAVALAAYRITQEALTNVTRHAAASQVLVSAIRKGDKLSVVVADNGIGFDPSIQKRTTGLVGMRERVLALGGEFRIGPNGNQGTRLSAEFPLPPDVPSPDLL; encoded by the coding sequence ATGGCTTCGGGGCGAAAGGCCGGAAAGTATAACAATTCTGCGCTGCGGAAGACGGCTGAGGGTTTGATCGCCCGCGGCGCTCCCGAAAAACTCGCTTCGTTGACTTCCGATGACATTGCCGAACTAGTCCAGGAACTCGAAGTGCACCAGGTGGAGCTGGAGTTACAGAACGAGGAACTGCGGGAAGCCCAGGTCGAACTCCAGGAATCACGAGACGCCTACGCCAGCCTGTTTGATTTCGCTCCGGTCGGTTATCTCATCCTAGACCGGGACTACCGGGTCACAAATATCAATTTCACCGCCCGTAAAATCCTTGACGCGGACAGGATGAAGGTGATCAAGGCGCCGTTGTCCAGATTTGTCAACCGGGAAGACTGGGACCATTTCTACCACTACATGAAAAAACCTTATCAAAAAACTTCGCCCGCCTACACTTTTGAACTGAGGATGTTCACCGATAAACGAATCCCTTTCGACGCTCACCTGATCATGGAGCCCCTTTATAACACGGAGGGTACCACTTCCAGCTATCGCATCGCCCTGCTGGACGTGACCGAGCGAAAAAAAGCCGATGAGGAACTCCGGAAGTACCGGGACGATCTCGAACAACAGGTTGTCAACCGGACGTTGGAACTCAGGGACCTGGCGAACCGGCTGGTGGACATCCAGGAAAAGGAACGGGCCAGCATTGGCACCGAACTCCATGACGATATCGGCCAGACTTTAACATATGCCACCCTGCTTATCGCCCAGGCGATCCGCCGGCCTGAGGAAAAAATCCTGCGCGACGCCCAGAAAAGCGTCCAGGAAGCCATGGCCAAGACCCGCGACCTGTCCCATACGCTGTCTCCCAGCATCCTGAAGAGCGCCGGACTGTCGATGGCGCTGGAATGCATGGCGGGCGAGTTTGAACGGAACACCGGCATCAAGACCGAATTTACCATCGATAAGATAATTGACCAGGTGCCGGACGCGGTGGCCCTGGCGGCTTACCGTATCACCCAGGAGGCGTTGACGAATGTCACCCGGCACGCGGCCGCCTCGCAGGTTTTGGTGAGCGCCATCAGGAAAGGCGATAAACTTTCTGTCGTGGTGGCGGATAACGGCATCGGCTTCGATCCGTCAATACAGAAACGCACCACAGGGCTGGTCGGCATGAGGGAACGGGTGCTGGCTCTGGGCGGCGAGTTCAGGATCGGCCCTAACGGCAATCAAGGCACCCGCCTGTCCGCCGAGTTCCCCCTGCCGCCGGATGTCCCCTCGCCTGATTTGTTGTAG